A single window of Archangium gephyra DNA harbors:
- a CDS encoding DUF4153 domain-containing protein, giving the protein MTTAATGFPTDTDDVASAPAVPRLRRPVATLLASLGLGVCAEVLFDGPALGLSFPLFVVLLLAALLGLGGREGWQRARPNAWLLVPLMFFSGMVFVRASPFLTTLNVLASGFLLLLVTHFWAAGRVERLGLWSYPFTALGAFFHAALLPPGVVRSEVDLSAARRQVPKLMPVVRGALLAVPVLFIFTALLVSADAVFEDVVARVLSFSPGMTFLDTVGRLVFVGGSAFGVLGLLAHAQRRRRNGLEAGDMEVTPVEARLGFVECLTLVGLVDLLFLGFAAIQLAFLFGAAQLPARFMSYSEYARRGFFELLAVSVMTLGLSMALARWTRLRSEGQVTAFRVACSVMVGLVLVILASAMKRMALYESAYGYTHLRVYTHVFMVALAGVLGWRAVTLWWRPERFAIGAFAGALGFLAALNVLNPDAFIARGNLARAAEGYVLDEVYMVSLSEDAAPELAARMALAPDSEFARNVHGMFCRFTEPMPGGWPAFHLARHRAATWARSLECPVPMPEPVSEQLPAAVVRPAAEEPEDSGESLD; this is encoded by the coding sequence ATGACGACCGCCGCCACTGGCTTCCCGACCGATACCGATGATGTTGCCTCGGCCCCCGCCGTCCCGCGCCTGCGCCGGCCTGTCGCGACGTTGCTCGCGTCGCTCGGGCTGGGTGTCTGTGCCGAGGTCCTCTTCGATGGGCCCGCGCTCGGGCTCTCCTTCCCGCTCTTCGTCGTGCTGCTGCTCGCGGCGCTGCTCGGCCTGGGCGGGCGCGAGGGCTGGCAGCGGGCCCGTCCCAACGCGTGGCTGCTCGTGCCGCTGATGTTCTTCTCCGGGATGGTGTTCGTGCGCGCGAGCCCGTTCCTCACGACGCTCAACGTGCTCGCCTCGGGCTTCCTGCTGCTGCTGGTGACGCACTTCTGGGCGGCGGGCCGCGTGGAGCGGCTCGGGCTGTGGAGCTACCCGTTCACGGCGCTCGGCGCCTTCTTTCATGCCGCGCTGTTGCCTCCGGGCGTGGTGCGCTCGGAGGTGGATCTGTCCGCGGCCCGCAGGCAGGTGCCGAAGCTGATGCCGGTGGTGCGGGGCGCGTTGCTCGCCGTGCCCGTGCTGTTCATCTTCACCGCGCTGCTCGTCTCGGCGGACGCGGTCTTCGAGGACGTGGTGGCGCGGGTGCTGTCCTTCAGCCCGGGCATGACCTTCCTGGACACGGTGGGGCGGCTGGTGTTCGTGGGGGGCAGCGCGTTCGGAGTGCTCGGGCTGCTGGCCCATGCGCAGCGGCGGCGCCGCAACGGCCTCGAGGCCGGTGACATGGAGGTGACGCCAGTGGAGGCCCGCCTGGGCTTCGTCGAGTGCCTCACGCTGGTGGGGCTGGTGGACCTGCTCTTCCTGGGCTTCGCGGCCATCCAGCTCGCCTTCCTCTTCGGTGCGGCCCAGCTGCCGGCGAGGTTCATGAGCTACTCGGAGTACGCGCGGCGCGGCTTCTTCGAGCTGCTCGCGGTGTCGGTGATGACGCTGGGGCTGAGCATGGCGCTGGCGCGCTGGACGCGGCTGCGGAGCGAGGGGCAGGTCACCGCCTTCCGGGTGGCGTGCTCGGTGATGGTGGGCCTGGTGCTCGTCATCCTCGCCTCGGCGATGAAGCGCATGGCGCTCTACGAGTCCGCGTACGGCTACACGCACCTGCGCGTGTACACGCACGTCTTCATGGTGGCGCTGGCCGGGGTGCTGGGGTGGCGCGCGGTGACGCTGTGGTGGCGCCCGGAGCGCTTCGCCATCGGCGCCTTCGCGGGGGCGCTCGGCTTCCTCGCCGCGCTCAACGTGCTCAACCCCGACGCCTTCATCGCCCGGGGCAACCTGGCGCGGGCCGCGGAGGGCTACGTGCTGGACGAGGTGTACATGGTGTCGCTGTCCGAGGACGCGGCGCCGGAGCTGGCCGCGCGGATGGCGCTGGCGCCCGACAGTGAGTTCGCGCGGAACGTCCACGGCATGTTCTGCCGCTTCACCGAGCCGATGCCGGGAGGCTGGCCGGCCTTCCACCTCGCGCGTCACCGGGCCGCGACGTGGGCCCGCTCGCTCGAGTGCCCCGTGCCGATGCCCGAGCCCGTCTCCGAGCAGCTGCCCGCCGCCGTGGTGCGGCCCGCCGCCGAGGAGCCGGAGGACTCCGGGGAGTCGCTGGATTGA
- a CDS encoding HEAT repeat domain-containing protein, translating to MTQEKSAREELEHWSTVDLDSVEAARRASRLVLDYEAHPGKYTDPEDVVSPFSRIVGLFQQPTDKEAAVTLRAEALPSLLRLYDARLREWRKAGPQEGYDSAASDLLFVLKIFAMYRGEEALQRIIDAARIPLAPDGYMWSVVLSALVKAEKEAALRVASALREPLPPGFIAVALLDMANTLAREHGVTPHPFDTAQGRELLRTFLTDEDPDHFSHAHSAAASLPFLPDSREFFTLAQQHPDVAVRMEAAWAAAHGGDALAVTRLQDWSRDPRTRKRAVTYLKELGHQPAPLPKEERLRLDAMAEMSDWLEHPSEFGRPPGHLEVYDHRRLFWPPTKDERDVWLLRYRYEDEEGDPEEGVGMVGSVTFALFGEATADLPPEDIYALHCVWELQQEGDERAPKERTIQAGRKLLGFPVS from the coding sequence ATGACCCAGGAGAAATCTGCTCGGGAAGAGCTGGAGCACTGGTCCACGGTCGACCTCGACTCGGTGGAGGCCGCGCGCCGGGCGAGCCGGCTCGTTCTCGACTACGAGGCCCACCCCGGGAAGTACACGGACCCCGAGGACGTCGTGTCGCCCTTCTCCCGGATCGTGGGGCTCTTCCAGCAGCCCACGGACAAGGAAGCGGCGGTCACTCTGCGGGCCGAGGCGCTCCCCTCCCTGCTTCGTCTCTATGATGCGCGGCTGCGGGAGTGGCGGAAGGCCGGCCCTCAGGAGGGCTACGACTCCGCCGCGAGCGATCTGCTCTTCGTGCTGAAGATCTTCGCGATGTACCGGGGAGAGGAGGCGCTCCAGCGCATCATCGACGCGGCGCGAATCCCGCTCGCTCCCGATGGCTACATGTGGTCGGTCGTCCTGTCCGCGCTCGTCAAGGCGGAGAAGGAGGCCGCCCTCCGCGTCGCTTCCGCGCTTCGGGAGCCATTGCCGCCAGGGTTCATCGCCGTGGCGCTGCTCGACATGGCCAATACGCTCGCGCGCGAGCATGGCGTTACTCCGCACCCCTTCGACACAGCGCAGGGGCGCGAGCTGCTCCGGACATTTCTCACCGACGAGGACCCGGACCACTTCTCGCACGCGCACAGCGCGGCGGCCAGCCTGCCCTTCCTGCCGGACTCGCGGGAGTTCTTCACCCTGGCCCAGCAGCACCCCGACGTGGCGGTCCGCATGGAGGCCGCCTGGGCCGCCGCCCACGGGGGCGATGCCCTGGCCGTGACCCGGCTCCAGGACTGGTCGAGGGACCCGAGGACCCGGAAGCGCGCCGTGACCTACCTGAAGGAACTCGGTCACCAGCCGGCGCCGCTCCCGAAGGAGGAGCGCCTCCGGCTCGACGCGATGGCCGAGATGAGCGATTGGCTCGAGCACCCGTCGGAATTCGGCCGACCTCCCGGCCACCTCGAGGTCTACGATCACCGCCGGCTCTTCTGGCCGCCCACGAAGGATGAGCGCGACGTCTGGCTCTTGCGCTACCGCTACGAAGACGAAGAGGGCGACCCGGAGGAAGGCGTGGGCATGGTGGGCTCTGTCACCTTCGCGCTCTTCGGTGAGGCGACGGCGGACCTGCCTCCCGAGGACATCTACGCCCTGCACTGCGTCTGGGAGCTCCAGCAGGAGGGTGACGAGCGCGCACCGAAGGAGCGGACGATCCAGGCGGGCCGGAAGCTCCTCGGGTTTCCGGTGAGCTGA
- a CDS encoding cupredoxin domain-containing protein, protein MPFFSKIIKPLLALTLAAAVLSAQGCTKDSKPDAKPAEPAATAPTAAPAQPAAKPGEPRTIALSVTEKGYEPSPITLKQGEPVKLVLTRTTDKTCATEIVLEDYNINTPLPLNQPVEVAFTPNKTGQLVYGCAMGKMVNGVFMVE, encoded by the coding sequence ATGCCCTTCTTCTCCAAGATCATCAAGCCGCTGCTCGCCCTCACCCTCGCGGCGGCCGTCCTGAGCGCCCAGGGCTGCACGAAGGACTCGAAGCCGGACGCGAAGCCGGCGGAGCCCGCCGCCACGGCGCCCACCGCCGCTCCCGCCCAGCCGGCGGCGAAGCCCGGTGAGCCGCGCACCATCGCGCTCTCCGTCACCGAGAAGGGCTACGAGCCGAGCCCCATCACCCTCAAGCAGGGCGAGCCCGTGAAGCTGGTGCTGACCCGGACCACGGACAAGACCTGCGCGACGGAGATCGTCCTCGAGGACTACAACATCAACACCCCGCTGCCCCTCAACCAGCCGGTGGAGGTGGCCTTCACCCCCAACAAGACGGGCCAGCTCGTCTACGGCTGCGCCATGGGGAAGATGGTCAACGGCGTGTTCATGGTGGAGTAG
- a CDS encoding HEAT repeat domain-containing protein, with amino-acid sequence MRRSLSLLVLLLLTLPGAVLAQVDSRTASLSKQLGQGQEPRARSQAALGLGTSDDPEAVKPLCGGLKDPSEQVRAAAAQALGKLKEVAGLECLKARKGETDAAAQAAIKASMQVLQELKNQTPRVYVHFVGVKDKTGELKPEVVKFAEARMKRKLTQMGAQLAPAKESKAAAQGVLRKHGIHGFRVQAEIHPTESGGLLVRMVCIGYPDQALLGDVEVQASGAKPEDLLKVLAPRIVEEAADTFEWDT; translated from the coding sequence ATGCGGCGATCGCTCTCGCTCCTCGTTCTACTGCTGCTCACCCTGCCCGGGGCCGTACTGGCCCAGGTGGATTCCCGGACGGCCTCGCTGAGCAAACAGCTCGGACAGGGGCAGGAGCCGCGTGCGCGCTCCCAGGCGGCGTTGGGGCTGGGGACCTCGGATGATCCGGAGGCGGTGAAGCCGCTGTGCGGCGGGCTGAAGGATCCGAGCGAGCAGGTGCGAGCGGCGGCGGCGCAGGCATTGGGGAAGCTGAAGGAAGTGGCGGGGCTGGAGTGCCTGAAGGCGCGCAAGGGCGAGACGGACGCGGCGGCGCAGGCGGCCATCAAGGCGTCCATGCAGGTGCTGCAGGAGCTGAAGAACCAGACGCCGCGGGTGTACGTGCACTTCGTGGGAGTGAAGGACAAGACGGGGGAGCTGAAGCCGGAGGTGGTGAAGTTCGCCGAGGCGCGGATGAAGCGGAAGCTGACGCAGATGGGAGCGCAGCTGGCACCGGCGAAGGAGAGCAAGGCGGCGGCGCAGGGGGTGCTGCGCAAGCACGGCATCCACGGCTTCCGGGTGCAGGCGGAGATTCATCCCACGGAGTCGGGAGGGCTGCTGGTCCGGATGGTGTGCATCGGCTACCCGGACCAGGCGCTGCTGGGAGACGTGGAGGTGCAGGCGTCGGGAGCGAAGCCCGAGGACCTGCTCAAGGTGCTGGCCCCGCGCATCGTCGAGGAGGCCGCGGACACGTTCGAGTGGGACACGTGA
- a CDS encoding site-2 protease family protein: protein MAPWMALAWLWLLATVISLVSGVVMALVCWGVGASLSEVRFHVGPPLLSFRIRGVKWSLGFLNFGASVTFEPLGIRRDGSDNNSFLQLPLFLRLIVHLSTVAGMLLLAVACLSPARGLAAFTSGFEQVVNVLLARERVVAFLALLRTEGFVPALGVLSAKLAALNLLPLPPLTGYMLLRELWQGIFKPRTPNAGIPAWGIMLVLLLLLGWGYGLYEGLVNPYSREPGIGVMFREAKKLIGSAADP, encoded by the coding sequence ATGGCTCCCTGGATGGCACTCGCGTGGTTGTGGCTCCTGGCTACCGTCATCTCCCTCGTCTCGGGCGTGGTGATGGCCCTCGTGTGTTGGGGCGTGGGCGCCTCGCTCTCCGAGGTCCGCTTCCATGTCGGCCCCCCGCTGCTCAGCTTCCGCATCCGGGGCGTCAAGTGGAGCCTTGGCTTCCTCAACTTCGGCGCGAGCGTCACCTTCGAGCCGCTCGGCATCCGCAGGGATGGGTCGGACAACAACAGCTTCCTGCAGCTCCCCCTGTTCCTCCGGCTCATCGTCCACCTCAGCACGGTCGCCGGCATGCTCCTGCTCGCCGTGGCGTGCCTCTCGCCCGCGCGCGGCCTCGCGGCGTTCACCTCGGGGTTCGAGCAGGTGGTCAATGTCCTCCTCGCGCGCGAGCGGGTGGTCGCCTTCCTCGCGCTGCTGAGGACCGAGGGCTTCGTGCCCGCGCTCGGAGTGCTCTCCGCGAAGCTCGCCGCCCTCAACCTGCTCCCGCTGCCTCCGCTCACCGGCTACATGCTGCTGCGCGAGCTCTGGCAGGGGATCTTCAAGCCCCGGACGCCCAATGCGGGCATCCCGGCCTGGGGCATCATGCTGGTGCTCCTGCTCCTGCTGGGCTGGGGCTACGGCCTCTACGAGGGCCTCGTCAATCCGTACTCGAGGGAGCCAGGGATCGGCGTCATGTTCCGCGAGGCCAAGAAGCTCATCGGGTCCGCCGCCGATCCCTGA
- a CDS encoding helicase C-terminal domain-containing protein, producing MGGAAELFTRHVFLDLETTGLDPRADEVIELGALFIENGRVVDRYVHFFAASRPLPLTIRRLTGIEDTMLAGQPRLADKVPELRQKLAGWTVVAHNASFEKGFLPDLLGPIRAPVLDSCELMHYLHPELSSHSLESLLRWAGKGPRARHRAMTDCEATYAVLLHALDGCIRDGRAEDIADLLETLDPRAALRLAQIEAGEAGMELDGALDPEAAPLVSLLTGLWNLCRTQPAPLKLEATGFLPGRAERQRANGSKPPPEPPDENTPVLPVRSEEVSALLGPGGALERAQEGFAARPAQLEMSQAVARTLSDGGQLAVEAGTGTGKSLAYLAPAALFAARNGRKVGVAPHTKTLQDQLIEKDLPRLHRATGGAFSYTLLKGQTNYLCRRRALDITRVEPGMGHAARAPRAYLRALMRRGPDGDLDRLSHWFRERFPVLHALAPAVRSEAATTLGERCPYFHRCYYHSAVAQARDADVLVINQSLAFAWPARYPKLDHLVLDEAHEVEDVATTALSSELSDMAFSRLAERLHGRDGRRGLFAELRRALFASRRAEARVLMSEIDSALLSVGNAARALGERVTALCEPAASSASEDADESAYAPELRITSEVRASPPWVPVREGLLELRECLQGLHKLLTVGLQEILPDLAVKMPPLERELAGGVSEVLELTTLTSELSDEPAEGRCYAATAVPRRQRWTLNAQPLNVAPYVSRDFAQHKRALVLASATLSTGTERMPYVLGRLGLDGRNEGIPAPRLLRAPTPFDLRKQALVILVMDAPRAHEEPFIEWAATRVSGLAQVMGGRVLGLFASTRRMERVGDLVKAKLEPQGIEVMRQSRGHGRSLAARQEKDTGTVLLGTKSFWQGVDIPGRGVGCVFIDKLPLEPASRPLVAAREEPLARGGNTHLGFLHYRMPRALLMLRQGVGRLIRSHADRGVVVIADPGHPSYRQLLLDALAGYRVELLPWSEARVRLYSAIEEMGLIRRA from the coding sequence ATGGGCGGCGCGGCGGAACTCTTCACCCGGCACGTATTCCTCGACCTCGAGACGACGGGGTTGGATCCGCGTGCCGACGAGGTCATCGAGCTCGGGGCCCTCTTCATCGAGAACGGCCGGGTGGTGGACCGCTACGTCCACTTCTTCGCCGCCTCGCGCCCCCTGCCCCTCACCATCCGCCGGCTCACGGGCATCGAGGACACGATGCTCGCCGGCCAGCCCCGGCTCGCCGACAAGGTGCCCGAGCTGCGACAGAAGCTCGCCGGCTGGACCGTGGTGGCCCACAACGCCTCGTTCGAGAAGGGCTTCCTCCCGGACCTGCTCGGCCCCATCCGCGCCCCGGTGCTCGACTCGTGCGAATTGATGCACTACCTGCACCCGGAGCTGTCCAGCCACTCGCTCGAGTCCCTGCTGCGCTGGGCCGGCAAGGGCCCTCGTGCCCGCCACCGCGCCATGACGGACTGCGAGGCCACCTACGCCGTGCTGCTGCACGCGCTCGACGGCTGCATCCGCGACGGCCGCGCCGAAGACATCGCGGACCTGCTCGAGACGTTGGATCCGCGCGCCGCGCTGCGGCTGGCTCAAATCGAGGCCGGCGAGGCCGGAATGGAGCTGGACGGAGCGCTGGACCCGGAGGCGGCGCCCCTCGTGTCGCTGCTCACCGGCCTGTGGAACCTGTGCCGGACCCAACCCGCTCCGCTGAAGCTGGAGGCCACCGGCTTCCTCCCCGGGCGCGCCGAGCGTCAGCGGGCCAACGGCTCGAAGCCGCCTCCCGAGCCACCGGACGAGAACACCCCGGTGCTGCCCGTGCGCTCCGAGGAGGTGTCGGCGCTGCTCGGTCCCGGCGGTGCGCTGGAGCGCGCCCAGGAGGGCTTCGCCGCCCGTCCCGCGCAGCTCGAGATGTCCCAGGCCGTGGCCCGCACGCTGTCCGACGGCGGGCAGCTCGCGGTGGAGGCCGGCACGGGCACGGGCAAGTCGCTCGCGTACCTGGCGCCCGCGGCCCTCTTCGCCGCTCGCAACGGGCGCAAGGTGGGCGTGGCGCCGCATACCAAGACGCTGCAGGACCAGCTCATCGAGAAGGACCTGCCCCGCCTGCACCGCGCCACCGGCGGCGCCTTCTCGTACACGCTCCTCAAGGGCCAGACGAACTACCTCTGCCGCCGCCGCGCGCTGGACATCACCCGCGTGGAGCCCGGCATGGGCCACGCCGCACGCGCCCCTCGCGCCTACCTGCGCGCCCTCATGCGCCGCGGCCCCGATGGAGACCTGGACAGGCTGAGCCACTGGTTCCGCGAGCGCTTCCCCGTGCTGCACGCGCTCGCCCCGGCGGTGCGCTCCGAGGCCGCCACCACGCTCGGCGAGCGCTGCCCCTACTTCCACCGCTGCTACTACCACTCGGCCGTGGCCCAGGCGCGCGACGCGGACGTGCTCGTCATCAACCAGTCCCTCGCCTTCGCCTGGCCCGCGCGCTATCCCAAGCTGGACCACCTCGTGCTCGACGAGGCCCACGAGGTGGAGGACGTGGCCACCACCGCGCTCTCCTCGGAGCTGTCGGACATGGCCTTCAGCCGGCTCGCCGAGCGGCTCCATGGGCGCGATGGGCGACGCGGACTCTTCGCCGAGCTGCGGCGGGCCCTCTTCGCCTCGCGGCGCGCCGAGGCCCGCGTGCTGATGAGTGAGATCGACAGCGCCCTGCTCTCGGTGGGTAACGCCGCGCGGGCCCTGGGCGAGCGGGTGACGGCCCTGTGCGAGCCGGCCGCGTCGAGCGCCTCCGAGGACGCGGACGAGTCCGCCTACGCCCCGGAGCTGCGCATCACCTCCGAGGTGCGGGCCTCGCCTCCCTGGGTGCCCGTGCGCGAGGGGTTGCTGGAACTGCGCGAGTGCCTCCAGGGCCTGCACAAGCTGCTCACGGTGGGGTTGCAGGAGATACTGCCGGACCTGGCGGTGAAGATGCCGCCGCTGGAGCGCGAGCTGGCGGGCGGCGTGTCCGAGGTGCTGGAGCTGACCACGCTGACCTCGGAGCTGTCCGACGAGCCGGCGGAGGGCCGGTGCTACGCGGCCACGGCGGTGCCTCGCAGGCAGCGCTGGACCCTGAACGCGCAGCCGCTGAACGTGGCGCCCTACGTGTCCCGGGACTTCGCGCAGCACAAGCGGGCCCTGGTGCTGGCCTCGGCCACGCTGAGCACGGGCACCGAGCGGATGCCCTACGTGCTCGGACGGCTGGGACTGGACGGGCGCAACGAGGGAATTCCCGCGCCCCGGCTGCTGCGCGCGCCCACGCCCTTCGACTTGCGCAAGCAGGCCCTCGTCATCCTGGTGATGGACGCGCCGCGCGCGCACGAGGAGCCCTTCATCGAGTGGGCCGCGACGCGTGTGTCCGGGCTGGCGCAGGTGATGGGCGGCCGGGTGCTGGGGCTGTTCGCCTCCACGCGGCGCATGGAGCGCGTGGGCGACCTGGTGAAGGCGAAGCTGGAGCCGCAGGGCATCGAGGTGATGCGGCAGTCACGCGGGCACGGGCGCTCGCTGGCGGCGCGGCAGGAGAAGGACACCGGCACGGTGCTGCTGGGGACGAAGAGCTTCTGGCAGGGCGTGGACATCCCCGGCCGGGGCGTGGGGTGCGTCTTCATCGACAAGCTGCCCCTGGAGCCCGCCAGCCGCCCGTTGGTGGCCGCTCGCGAGGAGCCGCTCGCCCGCGGAGGCAACACGCACCTGGGCTTCCTGCATTACCGCATGCCCCGGGCCCTGCTGATGCTGCGACAGGGCGTGGGACGGCTCATCCGCTCGCATGCGGACCGGGGCGTGGTCGTCATCGCCGACCCGGGCCACCCCAGCTACCGGCAGTTGCTGCTGGACGCACTCGCCGGCTACCGCGTGGAGCTGCTCCCCTGGTCCGAGGCCCGGGTGCGCCTCTACTCCGCCATCGAGGAGATGGGGCTCATCCGCAGGGCCTGA
- a CDS encoding HEAT repeat domain-containing protein, whose amino-acid sequence MRSPSHLVTLLLLVCPATVLAQTDPQTASLGRRLKQGAEPEHRVQAARLLGESEDPEALPLLCAGLEDPEAPVRTASAQALEKLGELGGVECLVARKDEPDAEAKAAQQSALGKLRGLKARPPKFYVLLGEVKDTTGTLPPELVKATEARMRRKLTQEGAWLAPAKEGEAEAKGVLRKHKIQGYRLAAEIRPGASGGLMLTVMCMRYPGKLQLMGSIQVQASGAEPYELLWALAPEAITETAASFKWK is encoded by the coding sequence ATGCGCTCCCCATCCCACCTTGTCACCCTTCTGCTGCTCGTCTGCCCGGCGACAGTCCTGGCACAAACCGACCCCCAGACGGCCTCGCTCGGCCGGAGGCTGAAGCAGGGGGCCGAGCCCGAGCACCGGGTGCAGGCGGCCCGGCTCCTGGGGGAGTCGGAGGACCCCGAGGCGCTGCCGCTCCTGTGCGCGGGGCTGGAGGATCCGGAGGCGCCGGTGCGGACGGCCTCGGCCCAGGCGCTGGAGAAGCTGGGGGAGCTGGGAGGGGTGGAGTGCCTGGTGGCCCGCAAGGACGAGCCGGACGCGGAGGCCAAGGCGGCCCAGCAGTCGGCGCTGGGGAAGCTGCGTGGGTTGAAGGCCCGGCCGCCGAAGTTCTACGTGCTGCTGGGCGAGGTGAAGGACACGACGGGGACGCTGCCGCCGGAGCTGGTGAAGGCCACCGAGGCGCGGATGCGGCGCAAGCTGACGCAGGAGGGGGCGTGGCTGGCGCCGGCGAAGGAGGGCGAGGCGGAGGCGAAGGGGGTGCTGCGCAAGCACAAGATCCAGGGGTACCGGCTGGCGGCGGAGATCCGCCCGGGGGCCTCGGGGGGGTTGATGCTGACGGTGATGTGCATGCGCTACCCGGGCAAGCTGCAACTGATGGGGAGCATCCAGGTCCAGGCGTCGGGGGCGGAGCCCTACGAGCTGCTCTGGGCCCTGGCGCCCGAGGCCATCACGGAGACGGCGGCTTCGTTCAAGTGGAAATAG
- a CDS encoding lipoprotein has translation MRLLPAMPLLLLALLALGGCDRASSLPPDKAYQSFLEALRRGDEKKAWSVLSQPTQEALKARAETAAQASGGAVKANPVAFFFANVPPPADVTEVSVLREEGEVAEVGVVSSNVKSQVRMVREPSGWKIDLTKSLQQP, from the coding sequence ATGCGCCTGCTGCCCGCGATGCCGCTGCTCCTGCTGGCCCTGCTGGCCCTCGGTGGTTGCGACCGAGCCAGCTCCCTGCCGCCCGACAAGGCCTACCAGTCCTTCCTCGAGGCCCTGCGGCGAGGAGATGAGAAGAAGGCCTGGTCCGTCCTCTCCCAGCCCACCCAGGAGGCACTCAAGGCCCGGGCCGAGACCGCCGCCCAGGCTTCTGGAGGCGCGGTGAAGGCGAATCCGGTAGCCTTCTTCTTCGCGAATGTTCCTCCCCCCGCCGATGTTACGGAGGTCTCGGTGCTTCGCGAGGAAGGGGAGGTGGCGGAGGTGGGCGTGGTTTCCTCGAATGTAAAGAGCCAGGTCCGGATGGTGCGTGAACCGTCCGGATGGAAGATTGACCTTACGAAGTCCCTCCAGCAGCCGTGA